The Amycolatopsis sp. DG1A-15b genome window below encodes:
- a CDS encoding flavodoxin domain-containing protein — MTAVLVAYAGRHGGTRQIAEVIAAELGEAGLTVDVRDAADVAGVEHYAAVVVGSALYYHRWRPEAVRLLERNARALAERPVWLFHSGPCGPGAATHQVSLPANVALLAARIDAERTATFGGRLDPATVHGLIPKLLASGRRAGDFRDWDRIKAWARDVGRRVRIRVAH; from the coding sequence ATGACCGCAGTCCTCGTCGCCTACGCCGGGCGTCACGGCGGAACCCGGCAGATCGCCGAGGTCATCGCCGCCGAGCTCGGTGAAGCGGGCTTGACCGTCGACGTGCGCGACGCCGCCGACGTGGCCGGCGTCGAGCACTACGCCGCGGTCGTCGTCGGCAGTGCCCTGTACTACCACCGGTGGCGGCCGGAGGCCGTGCGGCTGCTGGAACGCAACGCGCGGGCGCTCGCCGAGCGTCCGGTGTGGTTGTTCCACAGCGGACCGTGCGGCCCCGGCGCGGCCACGCACCAGGTCAGCCTGCCGGCGAACGTGGCGCTGCTGGCCGCGCGCATCGACGCGGAGCGCACGGCCACCTTCGGCGGCCGGCTGGACCCGGCGACCGTGCACGGCCTGATCCCCAAACTGCTGGCGTCCGGCCGGCGTGCCGGCGACTTCCGCGACTGGGACCGGATCAAGGCGTGGGCCCGGGACGTCGGCCGCCGGGTCCGCATCCGCGTCGCGCACTGA
- a CDS encoding MFS transporter: MTDRPAKKALTSDQRNAFLAALLGWSMDSFDYFLVVFVLADIAKDASFGATATQLAFITTATLVMRPVGALLFGLWADRVGRRIPLMADVVLYSAAGLLCAFAPNYTVLLVLRFVYGIGMGGEWGLGAALAMEKIPVARRGFFSGLLQVGYSIGYLLAALAYLLFHSALELPWRWIFVLSIFPALISLLIRARVRESEVWETAREKLKVTRTSVKDILLNPKVIRRFGYLILLMTAFNWMSHGTQDVYPSFLKAHDNGGAGLSAATSTWIAVLYNIGAIIGGLTFGTLSEKLGRRRTIVAAAVLGLPVIPIFAVDHGAGMLALGSFLMQIMVQGAWGVIPAHLTEMSPDAIRGFYPGVTYQLGNLLAALNLPIQQAIAESHGYTSALVWTVVPGLIAVAVLTAIGKEAKGIMFGESAVATAPAGSK; this comes from the coding sequence GTGACGGATCGACCGGCCAAGAAAGCGCTTACCTCGGACCAGCGCAACGCGTTCCTCGCGGCGCTGCTCGGCTGGAGCATGGACTCGTTCGACTACTTCCTCGTCGTCTTCGTCCTGGCGGACATCGCGAAGGACGCCTCGTTCGGAGCGACGGCCACGCAGCTGGCGTTCATCACGACGGCGACCTTGGTGATGCGCCCGGTCGGCGCGCTCCTGTTCGGCCTGTGGGCCGACCGGGTGGGCCGCCGGATCCCGCTGATGGCCGACGTCGTGCTTTACTCGGCAGCCGGCCTGCTGTGCGCGTTCGCCCCGAACTACACGGTGCTGCTGGTGCTGCGGTTCGTCTACGGCATCGGCATGGGCGGCGAGTGGGGCCTCGGCGCGGCGCTGGCGATGGAGAAGATCCCGGTGGCGCGCCGCGGGTTCTTTTCGGGTCTGCTGCAGGTCGGCTATTCGATCGGCTACCTGCTGGCGGCGCTGGCGTACCTGCTGTTCCATTCGGCGCTGGAGCTGCCGTGGCGCTGGATCTTCGTGCTGAGCATCTTCCCGGCGCTGATCAGCCTGCTGATCCGCGCGCGCGTCCGCGAGTCGGAGGTGTGGGAGACCGCGCGCGAGAAGCTGAAGGTGACCCGGACGTCGGTGAAGGACATCCTGCTGAACCCGAAGGTGATCCGCCGCTTCGGCTACCTGATCCTGCTGATGACGGCGTTCAACTGGATGAGCCACGGAACCCAGGACGTCTACCCGAGCTTCTTGAAGGCCCACGACAACGGCGGCGCCGGCCTGAGCGCGGCGACGAGCACGTGGATAGCGGTGCTGTACAACATCGGAGCCATCATCGGCGGCCTGACGTTCGGGACGCTGTCGGAGAAGCTGGGCCGCCGCCGCACCATCGTGGCGGCGGCGGTGCTGGGGCTGCCGGTGATCCCGATCTTCGCGGTCGACCACGGCGCGGGGATGCTGGCGCTGGGGTCGTTCCTGATGCAGATCATGGTCCAGGGAGCGTGGGGAGTGATCCCGGCGCACCTGACGGAGATGTCCCCGGACGCGATCCGCGGCTTCTACCCCGGGGTGACGTACCAGCTGGGGAATCTGCTGGCGGCGTTGAACCTGCCGATCCAGCAGGCGATCGCGGAGTCCCACGGGTACACGTCGGCTCTGGTGTGGACGGTGGTGCCGGGGTTGATCGCGGTGGCGGTGCTGACGGCGATCGGGAAGGAGGCGAAGGGCATCATGTTCGGCGAGTCCGCGGTGGCGACCGCGCCGGCGGGTTCGAAGTGA
- a CDS encoding response regulator transcription factor, which yields MSVRVLLVDDDPLVRTGLSMILGSAPDLTVVAEAGDGDEAVQQVARHAPDVVIMDIRMRRMNGLVATAAVLARPRPPKVLILTTFDLDEYVFEALAAGASGFLLKEGSPQEIIEGVRVVANGDAMLSPRTTKQLIGQFVAARANPRRSRAQAKLELLSDRERQIVTAVAQGKPNAEIAGELFLSEATVKTHITRTFAKLDVSNRVQLTIFAYEAALVTP from the coding sequence GTGAGCGTGCGCGTACTGCTCGTCGACGACGACCCGCTGGTCCGCACCGGACTGTCCATGATCCTGGGCAGCGCGCCCGATCTGACGGTGGTGGCCGAGGCGGGCGACGGCGACGAAGCGGTCCAGCAGGTCGCCCGGCACGCGCCGGACGTGGTCATCATGGACATCCGCATGCGCCGCATGAACGGCCTGGTCGCCACGGCGGCCGTGCTGGCCCGGCCCCGCCCGCCGAAGGTGCTGATCCTGACGACGTTCGACCTGGACGAGTACGTGTTCGAGGCATTGGCGGCCGGAGCGAGCGGCTTCCTGCTGAAGGAGGGCTCGCCCCAGGAGATCATCGAGGGCGTCCGGGTGGTGGCGAACGGCGACGCGATGTTGTCCCCACGGACGACGAAGCAGCTGATCGGCCAGTTCGTGGCGGCGCGGGCCAACCCGCGGCGGAGCCGGGCCCAGGCGAAGCTGGAACTGCTGAGCGACCGGGAGCGCCAGATCGTGACGGCGGTGGCGCAGGGCAAGCCGAACGCGGAGATCGCCGGGGAGCTGTTTCTGAGCGAGGCCACGGTGAAGACGCACATCACGCGGACGTTCGCGAAGCTGGATGTTTCGAACCGGGTGCAGTTGACGATCTTCGCTTATGAAGCGGCACTCGTGACGCCGTGA
- a CDS encoding histidine kinase, which yields MGRSVLRVVCTVLAVAAGVLTSTVNFALESSLPDDPDALPTALGMLGWLAGIGAAVMLVWRHRWPLLVTGIAVVPPLLLAGDSMAALIALAALTTRYVGWWRWSAATLVFAATGLAVWRDASRVVESSLAEAWMSTGTTAAKLTGVVLTAVVYTAVPLTLGIVRHSLAETRRRIAEQEALREQMARKEEQARIAREMHDVLGHRLSLLSLQAGALEVTAATTPDAVAAAKTVRTTARQSLDDLRQVIGVLRGPGFADRAPGGPAEAPPPTLADIPDLVAGARQAGLTVNVTILLDQVSAAPVPLATAAYRILQEALTNVLRHAPGVPAEVLVRGGPGAGLSLEVVNPLPPHPVPSPGSGTGLTGVNERISLLGGTLTAGPVDERTFALRAWLPWAVPAP from the coding sequence ATGGGACGGTCCGTGCTTCGGGTGGTGTGCACCGTGCTCGCGGTCGCGGCAGGCGTGCTGACGAGCACCGTCAACTTCGCGCTGGAAAGCTCGCTGCCGGACGACCCGGACGCGTTGCCCACGGCGCTGGGGATGCTCGGCTGGCTCGCCGGGATCGGCGCGGCGGTCATGCTGGTCTGGCGGCACCGCTGGCCGCTGCTCGTCACCGGCATCGCGGTGGTGCCGCCGCTGCTGCTGGCCGGCGACTCGATGGCGGCGCTGATCGCCCTCGCCGCGCTCACCACCCGGTACGTGGGCTGGTGGCGGTGGAGCGCGGCGACGCTGGTGTTCGCGGCGACCGGGCTGGCGGTCTGGCGTGACGCGAGCCGGGTCGTGGAGTCGTCGCTGGCCGAGGCCTGGATGTCGACCGGCACGACCGCCGCCAAGCTCACCGGGGTGGTGCTGACGGCGGTGGTGTACACCGCGGTGCCCCTCACCCTCGGGATCGTCCGGCACAGCCTCGCCGAGACGCGCCGCCGGATCGCCGAGCAGGAGGCGCTGCGCGAGCAGATGGCCCGCAAGGAGGAGCAGGCGCGGATCGCCCGCGAGATGCACGACGTCCTCGGGCACCGGCTGTCCCTGCTTTCGTTGCAGGCGGGCGCGTTGGAGGTCACCGCCGCCACGACGCCGGACGCCGTCGCGGCGGCCAAGACCGTGCGGACCACCGCCCGGCAGTCGCTCGACGACCTGCGTCAGGTGATCGGCGTGCTGCGCGGCCCCGGCTTCGCCGACCGGGCACCCGGCGGGCCGGCGGAGGCTCCCCCGCCGACGCTGGCCGACATCCCCGACCTGGTCGCCGGCGCCCGGCAAGCGGGCCTGACCGTCAACGTGACGATCCTGCTCGACCAGGTGTCGGCGGCTCCGGTCCCGCTCGCCACCGCGGCGTACCGGATCCTCCAGGAGGCCCTGACCAACGTGCTGCGGCACGCACCGGGGGTGCCGGCGGAGGTGCTGGTGCGCGGCGGCCCGGGCGCCGGGTTGTCCCTGGAGGTCGTCAACCCGCTGCCGCCGCACCCGGTGCCATCACCCGGGTCGGGCACCGGGCTCACCGGCGTCAACGAGCGGATTTCCCTGCTGGGCGGCACCCTCACGGCGGGCCCGGTCGACGAGCGGACGTTCGCACTGCGGGCCTGGCTGCCGTGGGCGGTACCGGCGCCCTAG
- a CDS encoding MmpS family transport accessory protein: MTDYTPIQQHPAPPATPPRNGLGTAGFVLGLIGLVIAPIPLVGVVAWPLSVLGLILSAVGVARVRAKKATNKGLSIAGVVVSLLGLVVSILWVVVIGKAVSDVNDQATQHHTIVYEVSGDAKAVDIDYSTFDRNTILVNTETSAAVPWTKTVEATGFLAGAQFTATAGPDGGSVTCKVIVDGKEAKTATAAGPGAVAGCTGF; encoded by the coding sequence ATGACCGACTACACCCCGATCCAGCAGCACCCGGCCCCGCCGGCGACGCCGCCGCGCAACGGCCTGGGCACGGCCGGATTCGTCCTCGGCCTGATCGGGCTGGTGATCGCGCCGATCCCGCTCGTCGGCGTGGTCGCCTGGCCCCTGTCGGTGCTCGGCCTGATCCTGTCGGCGGTGGGCGTGGCCAGAGTGCGCGCCAAGAAGGCCACCAACAAGGGCCTTTCGATCGCCGGCGTCGTCGTGTCGCTGCTCGGGCTGGTCGTCAGCATCCTGTGGGTGGTGGTGATCGGCAAGGCGGTCAGCGACGTCAACGACCAGGCCACCCAGCACCACACCATCGTCTACGAGGTGAGCGGGGACGCGAAGGCCGTCGACATCGACTACAGCACCTTCGACCGGAACACGATCCTGGTCAACACCGAGACGTCGGCCGCGGTGCCGTGGACGAAGACCGTAGAAGCCACCGGGTTCCTCGCGGGGGCCCAGTTCACCGCGACCGCCGGGCCCGACGGCGGCTCCGTGACCTGCAAGGTGATCGTCGACGGCAAGGAGGCGAAGACCGCGACCGCGGCCGGACCCGGGGCCGTCGCCGGCTGCACCGGCTTCTGA
- a CDS encoding sialidase family protein produces MKITRIAQGLLAGLLGCAAVAVPAAVGAATAQADVASSVVFARNTDDHDCYRIPTIVKANNGDLLAFAEGRNGGASWCNDLGKIDLVMKRSTDGGKSWGELKTVITAFGDVKGNPAPIVIPGSNRIVLLSTMQCFTSPDCNRVPRVSISDDNGKTWGAPKTLTTELGFSTAPDWLATGPSHGIVLTRGEHAGRLVAGMSYSNIGALIYSDDKGSTWHLGAEGKPTSSAMNPQEISVTELNDGRVYAAARNQANDGNKCLADGTRNRAFAISSDGAETFSQNFTFATDLVTSVVEGSTGRMSATDTGGKYNRLLFAAPSLCGARKELRIHSSFDEGANWTGTAGSLLVWGQDAAYSDMVPLSESSAGVIFEAGTGGEYRNSIRYATITDTALGAPACGGGYGVLESKPLGTAGTVYLSYNAANGKNCVSTMKSASTGTATATSAYLEVEGSARVTDSGSFSYFAGPVSAAAADKCVKWGGSAGGQAYDSQFVHCS; encoded by the coding sequence GTGAAGATCACCCGAATCGCCCAGGGCTTGCTGGCCGGGCTCCTGGGGTGCGCCGCCGTCGCCGTCCCGGCCGCTGTCGGCGCCGCGACCGCCCAGGCCGACGTGGCCAGCTCGGTGGTGTTCGCCAGGAACACCGACGACCATGACTGCTATCGCATCCCCACCATCGTCAAGGCGAACAACGGCGACCTGCTCGCCTTCGCCGAGGGCCGCAACGGCGGCGCCAGCTGGTGCAACGACCTCGGCAAGATCGACCTCGTGATGAAGCGCTCCACCGACGGCGGCAAGTCCTGGGGAGAGCTGAAGACCGTCATCACCGCATTCGGCGACGTGAAGGGCAACCCCGCCCCGATCGTCATCCCGGGCAGCAACCGGATCGTGCTGCTGTCGACCATGCAGTGCTTCACCAGTCCCGACTGCAACCGTGTCCCGCGCGTGTCCATCAGCGACGACAACGGGAAGACGTGGGGCGCGCCGAAGACGCTGACCACGGAACTCGGCTTCTCGACCGCGCCGGACTGGCTGGCCACCGGGCCGTCCCACGGGATCGTGCTGACGCGTGGCGAGCACGCGGGCCGGCTCGTCGCCGGGATGAGCTACTCGAACATCGGCGCTCTGATCTACAGCGACGACAAGGGCAGCACCTGGCACCTCGGCGCCGAGGGCAAGCCGACGTCGAGCGCGATGAACCCGCAGGAGATCAGTGTCACCGAGCTCAACGACGGCCGGGTCTACGCCGCCGCCCGCAACCAGGCGAACGACGGCAACAAGTGCCTGGCCGACGGAACGCGCAACCGGGCGTTCGCGATCAGCTCGGACGGCGCCGAGACCTTCAGCCAGAACTTCACCTTCGCCACCGACCTCGTCACCTCGGTCGTCGAGGGGTCGACGGGCCGCATGAGCGCCACCGACACCGGCGGCAAGTACAACCGTCTCCTGTTCGCCGCGCCGTCCCTCTGCGGCGCACGCAAGGAACTCCGGATCCACTCGTCGTTCGACGAGGGCGCCAACTGGACCGGCACCGCCGGCAGCTTGCTCGTGTGGGGCCAGGACGCGGCGTACTCCGACATGGTGCCGCTGTCCGAGTCGTCGGCCGGAGTGATCTTCGAAGCAGGAACGGGGGGTGAATACCGCAACTCGATCCGCTACGCCACGATCACCGATACCGCACTCGGCGCCCCGGCCTGCGGCGGCGGTTACGGCGTGCTGGAATCGAAGCCGCTCGGCACGGCGGGCACGGTTTACCTGTCGTACAACGCCGCCAACGGCAAGAACTGCGTCAGCACGATGAAGAGCGCGTCCACCGGGACGGCCACGGCGACCTCGGCCTACCTGGAGGTCGAGGGCTCGGCACGGGTCACCGACTCCGGCTCGTTCTCCTACTTCGCCGGCCCGGTCTCGGCGGCCGCGGCGGACAAGTGCGTGAAGTGGGGCGGCTCGGCCGGCGGCCAGGCCTACGACAGCCAGTTCGTGCACTGCAGCTGA
- a CDS encoding putative sulfate exporter family transporter, with translation MALTTAKTSGLAITGSGVAAAYALSSAWPVVGALTVAVVLGVTVGSTPVLADEQRQAVGRLTKRLLRAGVVLLGLQLAVPTVLALGPGTLAAVVLTVAVTFLGTLGLARLVRVPRSLALLVATGFSICGASAIAAVEGVIERDDEDVATAVALVTCYGSFALAVLPLLARALGLDATRTGSWAGISVHEVAQVVAAAGPAGAAAVGVAVVVKLSRVVLLAPVVALVGATERGRRDGHTPLVPLFVLGFLAMVALRSTGLVPAFVLDVAKTASTLLLAGALFGLGCAVRLGALLRGGGRALLLGLLATLLVLATGFGALAAFT, from the coding sequence ATGGCACTGACGACGGCGAAGACCTCCGGCCTCGCGATCACCGGGTCCGGCGTCGCCGCGGCCTACGCCCTCAGCTCGGCCTGGCCGGTGGTGGGCGCGCTCACCGTCGCGGTGGTGCTGGGCGTCACGGTCGGGAGCACGCCCGTCCTGGCCGACGAGCAGCGCCAGGCCGTCGGCCGCCTGACGAAACGCCTGCTGCGCGCGGGCGTCGTCCTGCTCGGGCTCCAGCTCGCCGTCCCCACCGTGCTGGCGCTGGGCCCCGGCACACTGGCCGCGGTCGTGCTGACGGTCGCCGTCACCTTCCTCGGCACGCTCGGCCTGGCCCGGCTGGTCCGGGTGCCGCGCAGTCTCGCCCTGCTGGTCGCCACCGGCTTCTCGATCTGCGGCGCGTCGGCGATCGCCGCGGTGGAAGGCGTGATCGAGCGCGACGACGAAGACGTCGCCACCGCTGTCGCGCTCGTCACCTGCTACGGCAGCTTCGCCTTGGCCGTTCTGCCCCTGCTGGCTCGCGCTCTCGGCCTGGACGCGACCCGGACCGGCAGCTGGGCCGGGATCTCGGTGCACGAGGTCGCCCAGGTGGTCGCGGCGGCCGGACCGGCGGGCGCGGCCGCGGTCGGGGTCGCCGTCGTGGTGAAGCTCAGCCGCGTCGTCCTGCTCGCCCCGGTGGTCGCGCTCGTCGGCGCCACCGAACGCGGCCGCCGCGACGGGCACACTCCGCTGGTGCCCCTGTTCGTCCTGGGCTTCCTCGCGATGGTGGCGCTCCGGAGCACCGGCCTGGTCCCGGCGTTCGTGCTGGACGTCGCGAAGACGGCGTCGACGCTCCTGCTCGCGGGCGCACTGTTCGGCCTCGGCTGCGCCGTCCGGCTCGGCGCGTTGCTGCGCGGCGGCGGACGAGCCCTGCTCCTGGGGCTCCTCGCCACGCTTTTGGTGCTGGCGACCGGATTCGGCGCCCTGGCCGCGTTCACCTGA
- a CDS encoding LysR family transcriptional regulator, producing the protein MTGPDLDSLRLLVLVDDLGSIGQAAGALGIAQPSASKRLSTLERQLGLSLVDRTRRGSALTPDGRVIAGWAHRVLAEVDGLRTGAEALRTQRGAQLRVAASMTLAEHFVPAWIGEVKRSGPDTYVGLEVVNSEQVADLVARGRVDLGFVESPGPWPGLATRRVAADRLVVVVPAGHAWARRRRPLRAEELAATPLVVREPGSGTRETVEAALRRAGVGAVQPLLELGSASAVRNAVIAGAGPAVISDLDMVREVAGRRLVPVPVADMELGRVLRAVWPAGRRLTGPAAELLTLAVKSGPSVPKA; encoded by the coding sequence ATGACCGGACCGGATCTGGACTCGCTGCGCCTGCTGGTGCTCGTCGACGACCTCGGCAGCATCGGCCAGGCGGCCGGCGCCCTCGGCATCGCCCAGCCGTCGGCGAGCAAGCGGCTGTCCACTTTGGAACGCCAGCTGGGACTGTCCCTGGTGGACCGGACCCGGCGCGGCTCGGCGCTGACCCCGGACGGCCGGGTGATCGCGGGCTGGGCCCACCGCGTGCTGGCCGAAGTGGACGGACTGCGCACCGGCGCGGAAGCCCTGCGCACCCAGCGTGGCGCGCAGTTGCGCGTCGCGGCGAGCATGACGCTCGCCGAGCACTTCGTGCCGGCCTGGATCGGTGAGGTCAAGCGGAGCGGGCCGGACACCTACGTCGGGCTCGAGGTGGTGAACTCCGAGCAGGTCGCCGACCTGGTCGCCCGCGGCCGGGTGGACCTGGGGTTCGTCGAGTCGCCGGGGCCGTGGCCGGGCCTGGCCACGCGCCGCGTCGCGGCGGACCGGCTCGTCGTGGTGGTCCCGGCCGGGCACGCCTGGGCGCGGCGCCGCCGTCCGCTGCGGGCCGAGGAGCTGGCCGCGACACCGCTGGTGGTGCGGGAGCCGGGCTCGGGAACGCGCGAGACGGTCGAGGCGGCGCTGCGCCGGGCGGGGGTGGGGGCGGTGCAACCGCTGCTGGAGCTGGGTTCGGCTTCGGCGGTGCGCAACGCGGTGATCGCCGGAGCCGGGCCGGCCGTCATCAGCGACCTCGACATGGTGCGCGAAGTGGCGGGCCGCCGGCTGGTGCCGGTACCGGTGGCGGACATGGAGCTGGGCCGGGTGTTGCGCGCGGTGTGGCCGGCGGGCCGCCGCCTGACCGGCCCGGCGGCGGAACTGCTGACGCTGGCGGTGAAGTCCGGTCCCAGCGTGCCGAAAGCCTGA
- a CDS encoding PadR family transcriptional regulator yields the protein MMEMGAGRIFAGFGGHFEQHHLGHHGDLRHAGDPRHAGFGHPRPGPAEHAGGEHAGLGHTGFGHGEFGHGHPGPGHPEPGHAEPGHAVPGQEDWDSGPELARGFPPPPPHPPQPPGGPGFPGFPGFPGGPGSFGGPGGWGGGAGPFQRVREFRGGGRPPARPVRPAVLALLAEEPRHGYQLMQEIRRRTHDRWRPSPGSVYPILQQLEDEGLVHTVETAGRRVAELTDAGREHVAGREEEFAALWEEPEEEPGADRFAALWHALGELSGAAAQVGYSGNEAQVAEVKKILADARRRVYAVLADAGLEDEDA from the coding sequence ATGATGGAGATGGGCGCGGGACGGATCTTCGCCGGGTTCGGGGGGCACTTCGAGCAGCACCACCTGGGGCACCACGGGGACCTGCGGCATGCCGGGGACCCGAGGCACGCTGGGTTCGGGCACCCACGTCCCGGGCCGGCCGAGCACGCTGGGGGTGAGCACGCTGGTCTTGGGCACACCGGGTTCGGGCACGGTGAGTTCGGGCACGGCCACCCGGGGCCGGGCCACCCGGAGCCGGGGCACGCGGAGCCGGGGCACGCGGTGCCGGGGCAGGAGGACTGGGACAGTGGCCCGGAGCTGGCCCGCGGGTTCCCGCCGCCGCCACCGCACCCACCCCAGCCCCCGGGCGGGCCGGGCTTCCCCGGATTCCCGGGCTTCCCGGGCGGCCCGGGCTCGTTCGGTGGGCCGGGCGGCTGGGGCGGCGGGGCCGGGCCGTTCCAGCGGGTCCGCGAGTTCCGCGGCGGCGGCCGCCCGCCGGCCCGCCCGGTGCGGCCGGCCGTGCTGGCGCTGCTGGCCGAGGAGCCGAGGCACGGCTACCAGCTGATGCAGGAGATCCGGCGCCGCACGCACGACCGCTGGCGGCCCAGCCCGGGATCGGTGTACCCGATCCTGCAGCAGCTGGAGGACGAGGGTCTGGTCCACACGGTCGAGACGGCCGGTCGCCGGGTGGCGGAGCTGACCGACGCCGGGCGCGAGCACGTGGCGGGCCGCGAGGAGGAGTTCGCGGCGCTGTGGGAGGAGCCGGAGGAGGAACCGGGCGCCGACCGGTTCGCGGCGCTGTGGCACGCATTGGGCGAACTGTCCGGCGCGGCTGCCCAGGTGGGGTACAGCGGGAACGAAGCCCAGGTCGCGGAGGTGAAGAAGATCCTCGCGGACGCGCGGCGCCGGGTGTACGCGGTACTGGCCGACGCGGGCCTGGAGGACGAGGACGCCTGA
- a CDS encoding methyltransferase domain-containing protein: MEEQDFAAHLTATMTGSALTMLIGVGHRTGLLAAAARGPATSAGLAERAGLQERYVREWLGAMVTGGIFTYDGREYTLPPEHAKFLLGETASNLMPALLTLSAFTGILPDLERAFAEGGGVPRAAYGPHLETLGAKTGDSWKHIYREHLVDGFFGAVPGLTERLTAGARVLDLGCGTGNAIAVAARAFPASRFAGLDINAGVIEQAKEHRLPNADFAVGDAAELTADPPYDVITAFDAIHDQDRPDVVLRRIRHALAPDGLFFMVDTNFSSHLEKNIGNPLAALTYSISLMYCTTTSLAEGGAALGAVWGTEKASEMLADAGFRHVEVLGSPRPQNCIYACRP, encoded by the coding sequence ATGGAGGAGCAGGACTTCGCCGCGCACCTGACCGCGACCATGACCGGCAGCGCCCTCACCATGCTCATCGGCGTCGGCCACCGGACCGGCCTTCTCGCCGCCGCCGCGCGGGGGCCCGCCACCAGTGCCGGGCTCGCCGAGCGCGCCGGGCTGCAGGAACGCTACGTCCGCGAGTGGCTCGGTGCCATGGTCACCGGCGGGATCTTCACCTACGACGGCCGGGAGTACACCCTCCCGCCGGAGCACGCCAAGTTCCTGCTCGGCGAGACCGCGTCGAACCTGATGCCGGCACTGCTGACCCTGTCGGCGTTCACCGGCATCCTCCCGGATCTGGAACGGGCGTTCGCCGAAGGCGGCGGTGTCCCGAGGGCGGCCTACGGGCCCCACCTCGAAACCCTCGGCGCCAAAACCGGCGACAGCTGGAAGCACATCTACCGCGAGCACCTCGTGGACGGCTTCTTCGGCGCGGTTCCCGGCCTCACGGAACGGCTCACGGCGGGCGCCCGCGTGCTCGACCTCGGCTGTGGCACCGGGAACGCGATCGCCGTCGCCGCCCGGGCGTTTCCCGCCTCCCGCTTCGCCGGCCTGGACATCAACGCCGGGGTCATCGAGCAGGCGAAAGAACACCGCCTCCCGAACGCCGATTTCGCCGTCGGGGACGCCGCCGAGCTGACCGCCGATCCGCCCTACGACGTCATCACCGCGTTCGATGCCATCCACGACCAGGACCGCCCGGACGTCGTGCTGCGCCGGATCCGCCACGCGCTCGCCCCGGACGGCCTGTTCTTCATGGTGGACACCAACTTCTCCAGCCACCTGGAGAAGAACATCGGCAACCCGCTGGCGGCCCTCACCTACTCGATCAGCCTGATGTACTGCACGACGACGTCACTGGCCGAGGGCGGCGCCGCGCTCGGCGCCGTGTGGGGGACCGAGAAGGCGTCGGAAATGCTCGCGGACGCGGGGTTCCGGCACGTCGAAGTGCTCGGCTCCCCGCGCCCGCAGAACTGCATCTACGCCTGCCGCCCGTGA